The Eriocheir sinensis breed Jianghai 21 chromosome 24, ASM2467909v1, whole genome shotgun sequence genome contains a region encoding:
- the LOC127002985 gene encoding 28S ribosomal protein S35, mitochondrial-like → YSFPVTEFCTPWPAGLETVTKQEKHFPVTISKSSYLHSSPSIRDDKARIVTLKVSLKSLELDEHGKDKMLRLVGERYDPATEVLTLVADRCPLSQQNLDYLHYVLTVLYNESMKVEPWEHEKEVVDRERYIWEDSPSRAAAEVVAAARGIDADGEVMKEYGEAVAEIHNEGEDEATLKKYRESVVRLLGLDEPHGTTDAQPITQGQAC, encoded by the exons tactcCTTCCCCGTGACAGAGTTCTGCACCCCCTGGCCCGCTGGACTGGAGACCGTAACCAAGCAGGAGAAACACTTCCCGGTCACCATCAGCAAGAGCTCGTACCTCCACTCGTCTCCCAGCATCAGGGACGACAAGGCGCGGATTGTCACGCTGAAG GTGTCACTAAAGAGCCTGGAGTTGGACGAGCACGGGAAGGACAAGATGCTGCGTCTGGTGGGTGAGCGCTACGACCCAGCCACGGAAGTCCTCACACTGGTGGCTGACCGCTGCCCACTCTCCCAGCAGAACCTCGACTACCTCCACTACGTCCTCACTGTCCTGTATAATGAGTCGATG AAAGTGGAGCCTTGGGAGCacgagaaggaggtggtggaccGCGAGAGGTACATCTGGGAGGACAGTCCATCACGCGCGGCGGCCGAGGTTGTGGCCGCTGCCCGGGGTATTGACGCTGAcggggaggtgatgaaggagtaCGGGGAGGCAGTGGCAGAGATCCATAATGAAG GTGAAGACGAAGCCACACTGAAGAAATACCGGGAGTCTGTGGTGAGGCTGCTGGGTCTGGACGAGCCCCACGGCACCACCGACGCCCAGCCCATCACCCAGGGACAGGCGTGCTAG